TTCTGATTTCCCGTTTTTTTCCAAACTCGTTTTTTAAATTGACAGTTTTTTTCATCAACTCATTCATCACTGAAACAAGAATATGTCCAGAACCAACAGCAGGATCAAGAATTTTGATTTTTGAATCAAGAACGGGAATGACATCTAAAGAATCTTTTGCTAACTTTTGAGTTATAAAACTTGGTGTGAAGTGAGAACCATCTTTGTAGCCATTCACCTTTTCAAAAATCAATCCCAAAACTGAACTTTTAATTAGTGTTCTATCAACTGGAGCAACTTCACTAAATTTATTACTTCCAAAATCGTAGGAGTTCAAAAAGTCAAAAAGATATTTCAAAGTTTTCTCTTTTCCACTTCCCAAAACTGAATTTTCAGCAAACTCAATTTCCAAATTTGAATCCAAATCTCGAATAAAGAAATTCTCTTTTTCAATCTCCTTTTTCTCGAAAAGTGACGAATTCATGTAAGGAATTTTTGAAAACTTTTCCAAACCACCTTTTCGTTCTGGAATCTCTTTTGCCATGATTTCAAAAAATAGATTTTCCAATTGCCGAAAATCTGCGAGTGTCTCAATATTCATAAATGGCTGGAAATCTTGGTGCATGAAAACGAGTCGAGCCTCAAGAAGTTTCAAAAACAGAATCCGATTCAACCAAATAATATTCAACTCAAAAGCCGTTTCAAAATCGAGATTTTCATTTTCATTAAAAGTGAGTTCCAAAATTGAACCGTTTTCCCGATTACCTTTTTTCTTTTGTAGAATTTTCTGAATTCCGTCGGAATCAATTCGTTCTTCGACTCCAAAAATGTGAAGAAGTTCTTTGTAAAACTTTTCATCAAGACTGTTCATGTCCCGACCAAAATTCAACTCCAAAAGATTTTGAGGTGAAAGTACTTTGTAAATTGCCGTCAATTTCCGTTTGAATTCAAAAAGTTCTTCATCTTTTGTGTAAATATTTTTTTCGAGTTCTCTGATTTGTGAAGTTGAAATTTCTGAAAAATCAATCTTTGTAAAATTGAGTTCGGGAAAAATATCCGAATCTTCTAAAATATCTTTGTAGATTTCATCACTCTTTAAATCTTTTCTCATTTTGTGAAAAAATAGATTTTTTATAACTTTCTCAATTTCAGCAGTTTTAAAAATGTAGATTTTTTCAAAATCCGTAATAATTGAGTGTTTTACCGATGAGGTTCTGTATTTGTGGTTGTAATAACAGATTTGAGCAAATGACTTTTTCTTGAAATTCGTGTCCGAAATCATTTCCGAACTGTTTGTAACTTTTGTTTCAAAAAAGATTTCTGGACTCTTTTCCTCTTCAAAAAAAGCTAAATCTATATTTCCAACTGCCTCCATTTTGTAATTTTCATAGCCAATCGAACGAAAGAGAGCTTTTAAATACTCTTTTCCGTTTTCTTCTAATTTCATTCCTGAAATGTTTTTAATGTAGTTTTTGAGTTCTTTCAGAAATTGAGTAAATTTTTCTTCTGAAAGTGTTGATGCCGAGTGTGAAAATGTTAAAAAGTTTCTGTTTGATATTTCCATTTTTTACATCCAAATAAATTTTGCGACAAAAAGCAATAAAAAGAGTCCAATTATATTTAAGAAGAATCCAATTTTTGCCATTTTGCTTATTTTTACAACTCCAGTTGAAACAGCTATTGCATTTGGTGCGGTCGCAATTGGCAACATAAAAGCATAACTACTAGCAATTGTGATTGCAAAAAGAATCATCTCCACATTTTCAATTCCATTTTGAGTCAAAAAAGTGTAAATTACAGGCAGGGCAATTGAAATCAGAGCCGTGTTACTTGTAATTTCTGTCGCAAAAATAATAAGAGTTAAGACGGCAAGAAGCATAAAAATGATTGGAAACTGAGCAAAGAAAGATATTTTTTCAGTTATTGAAAGAGCCAAACCTGTTTTTGAAAAAGCCGTCGCAATTGAGAAACTAGCACCAAAAAGAAAAATAATTGCATATGGAAAATTTTTCATGTCGTCCCAATCCAGAATTTCAACTTTTGGAACAAAAAGTAAAAGTCCCGCACCAAGAATTAGCATTTTTTCATTCAAACCTAAACCGCTATAAATTGGAGGAATTGGAGAATTCAGAAAAAGCAAAAAGACAAGTGAAAGCAGAATTGCTACAACTTTTTTCTGTTCGCTATTAAATTTTTTATCATTTCCGACCTCATCGCTAAATTGAAAATTTTTTACTCCAATCATTAGAAAAAGAGGCATTATTAAAAACATTGGAATCATTAGCGGTAAGAGATTAAAAATCCACTCAAAAAACGATGGGGTTTGCAAACCATACTCTTCAGCAAAACCTAAAAAGATAAGATTTGGTGGAGTTCCTATCGGTGTCAAAATACCGCCAATTGTCGCACCGTATGCAACTGCCAAAACAAGACGAAATTGTATTTCTGGCTTTTCACTTAAATAGAGTGCAATCGGAACAAGCAAAATTGTTACCGTCGTATTTGACAAAATTCCGCTCATTAATCCTGATGTGATTGAGAGTGCATATAAAACTCCGACAAATGATTTTGGGAAAATCCCCAAAACAATATTTGCTATCTTTTTGTGAGTTCCGCTTTTTTGCAAACCCATTGCCAAAAGAAATCCACCCATAAATAGAAAAATAATCGTTTTTGAGTAGTTTGGCACAACTTCAGAAAATTCTAAAACTCCAAAAGTTGGAAAGAGAATTAGTGGTAAAAGTGAAACATATCCGAGATGAAATCCTTCATTTGTCCAAAGTGCCACCAAAAGAACAAGAAGACCAATTAAAATTGATTGTGTTTCCGAAAAAGTTTGTAGTGAAAGAAAATAGGCGAAGATACCTAGAAAAATTGCAATGAAAATCTTCATAAATGCTCCTAAAAAAATTAAATAATAATAACTTTTTTAGGAGGTTTTGATTTGTTTTAAATTTCTATCTTGAACAAGCAGAAACACCACTTGTTGGTTGAATAGCTTCGTTTGAAACGATTTCTTGTTTATTGATCTCTTCAATCTCTTCCCAAAGTCTTTGAGCAGAAGCTAAATATCTTTTTGCTGTCTCAGAATCTGGTGAATTGTAAACAATTGGTTTTCCAGTATCTCCACCAACT
This DNA window, taken from Thiovulum sp. ES, encodes the following:
- a CDS encoding di-/tricarboxylate transporter (PFAM: Sodium:sulfate symporter transmembrane region~TIGRFAM: anion transporter), with protein sequence MKIFIAIFLGIFAYFLSLQTFSETQSILIGLLVLLVALWTNEGFHLGYVSLLPLILFPTFGVLEFSEVVPNYSKTIIFLFMGGFLLAMGLQKSGTHKKIANIVLGIFPKSFVGVLYALSITSGLMSGILSNTTVTILLVPIALYLSEKPEIQFRLVLAVAYGATIGGILTPIGTPPNLIFLGFAEEYGLQTPSFFEWIFNLLPLMIPMFLIMPLFLMIGVKNFQFSDEVGNDKKFNSEQKKVVAILLSLVFLLFLNSPIPPIYSGLGLNEKMLILGAGLLLFVPKVEILDWDDMKNFPYAIIFLFGASFSIATAFSKTGLALSITEKISFFAQFPIIFMLLAVLTLIIFATEITSNTALISIALPVIYTFLTQNGIENVEMILFAITIASSYAFMLPIATAPNAIAVSTGVVKISKMAKIGFFLNIIGLFLLLFVAKFIWM
- a CDS encoding hypothetical protein (IMG reference gene:2508611113_SP) encodes the protein KEYDIFGKGTSEETLAKKYETFILAEIPIEPSIRVGGDTGKPIVYNSPDSETAKRYLASAQRLWEEIEEINKQEIVSNEAIQPTSGVSACSR